The following proteins are co-located in the Clostridiales bacterium genome:
- a CDS encoding L-lactate dehydrogenase — MQNYGKIVIIGAGHVGSHCAMALAWRSVCSEIVLVDLDRKKAEAQALDVGDALSFLTANTEVRAGSYSDCSDADIVVIAIGEPRQPGQTRLDLLESSARMLNALIGELKQIEIRGIVVTITNPADIVADYVRRGLGMDRFRVFGTGTLLDTARLIRILSEETGAKRGEIRAFSLGEHGDSSMIPFSQVLIHGKPFESFAQLDKEVVLQRTRMSGMDIINGKNSTEFGIGQVLSLLCEGILRDEKMIFPLSVLLEGEYGQKEVHCGVPCRIGRNGIEEIVVLALSAEEQQQLNTSCEIIRKHIAMAQAAAPQNA, encoded by the coding sequence ATGCAGAACTATGGAAAAATTGTAATTATCGGCGCTGGTCATGTCGGCTCGCATTGTGCGATGGCTCTTGCCTGGCGAAGCGTCTGCAGTGAAATTGTCCTGGTTGATCTTGACAGAAAAAAAGCAGAAGCACAAGCGTTGGATGTAGGAGATGCACTTTCCTTTCTGACCGCGAATACGGAAGTAAGGGCAGGAAGCTATTCGGACTGTTCTGATGCGGATATCGTTGTCATCGCAATCGGAGAACCCAGGCAGCCAGGGCAAACCCGGCTGGATCTTTTGGAAAGCTCTGCAAGGATGCTGAATGCTCTGATCGGTGAGCTAAAGCAAATTGAAATAAGAGGGATCGTAGTTACCATAACAAATCCTGCTGATATCGTTGCTGACTATGTCCGTCGAGGACTGGGAATGGATCGATTCAGAGTCTTTGGAACTGGAACTTTGCTGGATACGGCTCGCTTGATCAGAATCCTGTCTGAAGAAACTGGAGCAAAGCGAGGTGAAATCAGAGCGTTTTCCCTGGGCGAGCACGGTGATTCCTCCATGATTCCTTTTTCGCAAGTACTGATACATGGTAAGCCTTTTGAAAGTTTTGCACAGCTCGACAAAGAAGTGGTACTGCAACGAACTCGGATGAGTGGAATGGATATTATTAACGGCAAGAATTCCACGGAGTTTGGAATCGGTCAAGTGTTATCGCTGCTCTGTGAGGGTATCCTAAGAGATGAAAAAATGATTTTCCCACTATCTGTTTTGCTGGAAGGAGAATACGGGCAGAAAGAGGTCCACTGCGGTGTTCCTTGTCGGATTGGCAGAAATGGGATTGAAGAAATTGTAGTGTTGGCACTTTCAGCCGAAGAGCAGCAACAACTGAATACATCCTGTGAGATCATTCGAAAACATATCGCAATGGCGCAGGCAGCAGCTCCACAAAACGCTTAA
- a CDS encoding ABC transporter substrate-binding protein, whose protein sequence is MKALKKIFLFTVVTALVALSLSACGGKTADNGAETPENVKPKLKIAIVQPMSHTSLDQIRDTIISELEASGLNTEIETLNANGDTSALATILQNVKSKGVDIVIPIATPTAQSAKSVFDGDGTPIVFAAVSNPVAAGLTGEDCKDITGVSNNIPSDEIVKLISNFQPDYKKIGFLYTSSETNSVATIAAAKAYCDENGIAYEESSIASLTELQAAVNSLLSKGVDALYTGNDNSIASAMPTYTDAAYAKKIPVYCGADSMVADGGFATIGVNYVQLGKQVAAMVEKVAAGTSPAEMPYETLAEYAKFVNLQAADKIGFALTDQMLEGFSVLVEKDGTSHFGQ, encoded by the coding sequence ATGAAAGCATTAAAAAAAATATTTCTGTTCACAGTCGTAACTGCCCTTGTAGCCTTGAGTCTGAGTGCCTGCGGAGGCAAGACGGCCGATAACGGCGCAGAAACACCTGAAAATGTAAAGCCAAAGCTCAAGATCGCGATTGTTCAGCCAATGAGTCATACTTCGTTGGATCAAATTCGGGATACTATCATTTCTGAGCTCGAAGCATCCGGCCTCAATACTGAAATTGAAACCCTTAATGCGAATGGAGACACTTCAGCTCTTGCTACTATTTTGCAGAATGTAAAATCCAAGGGCGTTGATATTGTTATTCCAATCGCAACTCCGACTGCGCAGAGTGCAAAGAGCGTATTTGATGGGGATGGAACTCCTATTGTGTTTGCCGCAGTTTCAAACCCTGTGGCGGCAGGACTGACTGGAGAAGACTGCAAGGATATTACTGGAGTATCCAACAACATTCCATCCGACGAGATTGTAAAACTCATATCCAATTTCCAGCCGGATTATAAAAAGATTGGGTTTCTTTATACTTCCAGTGAAACCAATTCTGTTGCTACCATTGCAGCTGCCAAAGCTTATTGTGATGAGAATGGAATTGCTTATGAAGAATCCTCCATTGCGAGCCTGACAGAACTTCAAGCAGCAGTAAACAGTCTGCTATCGAAAGGCGTTGATGCGTTGTATACCGGAAATGACAATTCCATCGCATCCGCAATGCCAACCTACACCGATGCAGCTTATGCAAAAAAAATCCCTGTATACTGCGGAGCAGATTCCATGGTTGCTGACGGAGGCTTTGCAACCATTGGCGTGAACTATGTACAGCTGGGTAAACAGGTCGCAGCGATGGTTGAAAAGGTAGCAGCTGGTACATCCCCTGCAGAAATGCCATACGAAACACTTGCCGAATATGCCAAGTTTGTGAATTTACAGGCAGCAGACAAAATCGGCTTTGCGCTTACGGATCAGATGCTGGAGGGATTCAGCGTGCTGGTTGAAAAGGATGGCACGAGTCATTTTGGCCAATAA
- a CDS encoding ABC transporter permease, producing the protein MLLSALGQGAIYAPMALGVFIAFRILNTPDLTIDGSFVFGMTVCAMVTVAGHPIAAVFAGTAAGMIAGLVTGILQTTLQINAILSGILTMTGLYTINYMVLGGQANLYLQSMQTNETGVEVPVASQTIYKMMASVFGSGEISALVLSAIIVVVVSIILCIFFKTRPGMAIRATGDNEEMVRSSSINADRSRTFGIMLANSLVGLSGAMLCQQQRYADLGSGNGMLVVGLASVIIGQALFGKRGVTIGVVSAVVGSVIYRIILQGAYQIDMPSYMVKLLSALIVTIALVMPLTKEKMNTMRIRRAGEKEAYK; encoded by the coding sequence ATGCTACTATCAGCGCTGGGCCAGGGTGCAATTTATGCACCCATGGCTCTTGGCGTATTTATAGCCTTTAGAATCTTGAATACTCCGGATTTGACAATCGATGGCAGCTTTGTATTCGGGATGACAGTCTGTGCCATGGTAACTGTGGCAGGGCATCCGATTGCTGCCGTCTTTGCGGGCACTGCAGCAGGAATGATTGCAGGTCTCGTAACCGGAATCCTGCAGACAACATTGCAGATTAATGCCATTTTATCTGGAATTTTGACCATGACAGGCTTATATACCATTAACTACATGGTGCTTGGCGGGCAGGCGAACCTTTACCTGCAAAGCATGCAGACCAATGAAACTGGTGTTGAGGTACCCGTTGCGAGCCAGACCATTTATAAAATGATGGCATCGGTATTCGGCAGCGGAGAGATTTCTGCACTTGTATTATCTGCAATTATAGTAGTGGTGGTTTCTATCATTTTATGCATCTTCTTTAAAACGCGGCCGGGCATGGCCATCAGGGCCACAGGCGATAACGAAGAGATGGTGCGATCTTCCTCAATCAATGCCGATCGTTCCCGTACCTTCGGGATCATGCTGGCCAATAGCCTTGTTGGACTGTCTGGAGCGATGCTTTGCCAGCAGCAGCGCTATGCGGACCTGGGCAGCGGTAATGGAATGCTGGTCGTGGGCTTAGCCTCCGTTATTATCGGCCAGGCACTGTTTGGAAAGCGAGGCGTTACCATCGGCGTAGTGTCGGCTGTGGTTGGTTCGGTGATCTACCGCATTATTCTTCAGGGTGCTTACCAGATTGATATGCCAAGTTATATGGTCAAGCTACTGTCTGCCCTTATTGTGACAATTGCACTTGTAATGCCGCTTA